CAGGCTTGGGCCCATTTGACCTGGTCGTCGTCGAAGATGTCGATGTCCTCGTCGAAGACGTAGGCGAGCTTGGGGAACCACTGGCGCGAGCAGGTGAGCATGAGCCCGAGGGCCTGCTTGGCATCGCCGCCGCCGCGCACCTTGATGCGGGCGTAGGCGATGTTGTGGCTGCCGCCGTAGGGGGCGTGGACGTCCAGGACCTGGATGCCGGCATTGACGAGCGCCGTATAAATGTCGGCCTCGATGGTCGGGTCGAAGATCATGAGGTCGGTGCGGCCGGGGTGCAGGCCGCCGATGGTGGCGTACTGGTAGATGCCGCCTTTTTTGTAGGTGATGCAGTCCACCACGAAGCGGCAGTTTTTGGGCAGGCCCGAGCCGTAGGTGCCGGTGTATTCGCCGTAGGGCCCCTCGTCGTAGACCCAGCCCTCGGAGGTCATCATGCGGCCTTCGATGACGATCTCGGCATTGGCCGGCACGGTCAGGTCGCTGGTCTCGCACTGCACGATCCTGGCCGGCTCGCCGTAGAAGCCGCCCAGGATGTCCCAGTCGTCCACGCAGGGAAACGAGTACATGGAGGCGATCTTGTCCAGCGTCGGGCCGCCGATGACCACGGCCACGGGCATGTCGCGGCCGAGCGCCTCGTATTTTTTCGCCTGGATGCGGCCGTTGTGGCTGTCGTTTCGCATGTCCACGTTGGTCTCGTTTTTGGACCGGTACATGAAGCGGTAGATGCCCCAGTTGATAAGCCCCGTTTCCGGGTCGCGCGAGACCACGTTGGTGTCCTGAATAAACGCGTGGCCGTCGTAGGGGTGGTAGAGAAACAGCGGAAAGCGGGTCAGGTCGATGGCGTCGCCTTTGAGGATCACTTCCTTGCAGGGGGCGGTTTCCACCCGTTCGGGCTTGAGGCGCTTGGGGGTGAGCCCGGCGATGGCCTGGCCGAGCTTGCGCGGGTCGCAGGAAAGGGCGTGGGCATACTGCTGCCGGGTGCAGTAGGCCCCGGCCAGGAACCGGAATTCGCAGTCCTTGACCTTTTCCACCAGGACCGCCCCCTCCGGATGGGCCTCCATGATGGCGGGCAGTTCGTCCACGCGCTTTTCCTCGGTAATGCGCACAAGCTGGCCGATTTTTTCGAGTTCCGCGACGAAATCCGACATGGACTGCTGGGGCATGCTGCGCTCCTTTGCTGCGGTCGTTGGGGTGCGGCCGGGGGCGTTGCCTGGGGTCTGCCTGTGGATGCGCCGGGCGGGCCTGTCGGGAAGCGGTTACGCACTCTCCTCGCGCTGTGGCGGCCCGGCCGGCCGGCCGTCGGCCAGGCGCACCACGAAGCGCGCCCCGAAGCCCAGGGCGTTGTCGAGGTAGCGGATGCGGCAGGGAACAAAGACGTGGGGCGCGACCTTGGCCAGCTTGCGGGCCGTGTCGCCGGGGTTGGCCAGCAGGTCCTTGACGAAGGGGAACTTGGCCACATAGGCGGCCGTGGCCGCGGCCTTGTCGGCCAGTCCCGCGACCGGGCGGGCCCGGCCCTCCATCTGCAGGCCCCGGATGTCGCGCCAGGAGGCGACTTGCGGATGGACCGTGGCGGCGCAGGCCTCGGACACGGCCAGGTTGCGGCAGTGGCGGGAGGTCGGCGCGGAAAAAAAGACCAGCCGCCAGCCGAGGGGGGCGAAATAGACGTCCGTGGCCCAGGGCGCACCGTCCGCGCAGGTGGCCAGGGTCATGGCCGGGACCTCCTCCAGCATGCCCCGGACGGCCCGCTCGAAGTCCTCAAGCTCCATGCCCGCACCAGCGCCGAAACAAGGCGTGGGGGATGTCGAACTGGTCCAGGATCTTGCCGACCGTCTGGTCCACCACGTCCAGGATGGTCTGCGGGCCGTGGTAGAAGGACGGGGCCGGCGGCAGGATGACCGCCCCCATCTCGGCCAGGGCGACCATGTGGCGCAGATGGCCCAGGTGCAGCGGCGTCTCGCGCGGCACGACCACGAGCTTGCGCCGTTCCTTGAGGGTCACGTCGGCGGCCCGGGACAGCAGGTTGTCGCCCAGCGACAAGGCGATTTGCGCCAGGCTTTTCATGGAACACGGCACCACCACCATGCCGCACACCGGAAACGAGCCGCTGGACACGGCCGCGGCCAGGTTGGCGTGGTCGTGGACCACGTCGGCCAGGGCCATGACATCGGCGGCGCTGCGGTCGGTTTCCAGGCCCAGGGTGACGACCGCGCCCTTGGACAGGATGAGGTGGGTTTCCACATCCGGCATGGCCCGCAGGACCTCGAGCAGCCGGATGCCGAAAAGGACGCCGCTGGCCCCGGAAATGCCGACGATCAGTCGTTTCATCTTTTCTCCTTGGGTTTTGGAATCCTTTTCCCAGCAAGGGGGTCCGGGGGGGATTATCCCCCCCGGCCGCCGGAGGCGTCTTTTGCGTCTTGCGCCTCTTCCTTTTTATTCGTCCGTACCGAAGCAGTCCTTGAGGGGGAAGCCCTCGGGGTATTCGACCGCGCCGGTGGCCTCGTCGTAGCGCACCACGCCCTTGCGCGGCACGCCGGCCGTGGGGCCGCCCACGGCGTCGGTGTCCACGAGCCTGGCCGTGCGGATGCCGTTGACAAGCCAATCGCCGGCCACGGCCCGGTCGGCGCATTTCGTCCATTCCTCGCACCAGTCGCCCAGGCTGTAGCCGTACCATTTCCAGCGCGGGGCCACCGGCGGCAACCCGGCCTTTTCCCACAATTCCCGGGCCTCTTCCATGATTTCCTTGGTGGGCAGGGCCACCGGCGGCATGGCGTAGTGCATGGTGGCGTCGATCATGATCTTGGCCTCCCATTCCCGGTCGCGCAGTTTGGGGGCGTGGCCGTTGGCCTGGTAGTCCTCGATTTTCACCGATTTCATGAGGTCGGTGCGGTAGGCGATGGCCCACAGCACTTCCTCGACGTTGTTGGGGTTGATGTCCTCGTCCACGGCCACGGTGATCTTGCCCACCGAACGCATGAAGGCGCTGGCCCCGGTCAAGGCCCGCCAGACTTCCGTGCGCGGCGTGTTTTTTTCCAGCACGACGACCGTCAGGCGCGACACGCCGATCATGGGGCCGTGCAGGGCCACGTCTTTGACCTGGCGGATGTAGAGGGTGTTTTTGAGGTGATTGAGCATGACCGCGCTGTAGTTGAGCTGCTTGATGACCCCCGATTCCGACGGGGCCATCTGGGAGATCATGGAGGTGATGATGGCCTTCCTGCGCCGGGTTATGGCCGTGACCTCGACGGAGTGGTTGTATTCCTCCACGCTCATGTTGCCGTAGGATTCGCCGAAGGGCGCCTCCATTTCGAGCTTTGCGGGGTCGATCCAGCCCTCGATGATGATCTGCGCGTCGGCCGGGGCCCACAAGGGCACGGTCTTGCAGCGCACCTTGCGGTAGGGAACGCCGGCGAGTCCCCCGGCGATGTCCAGGTCGTTCAAGTTTTCCGGGGTCTTCTGCGGCCCGATGACCTGCAGCATGGGCGGGGCGCCGACGATGAGGGCCACGGGCATCCGCTCGCCCCGCTCCTTGTACTTGACCCAGTTGTTGTGCGCCCCGCCGTTGGTCTGGATCAGCCACATGGCGGTCATGCGGTCCGAGGCCTTGAGGCTGCAGCGGTTCTGGCTGATGTTTTCCACGCCCGTGTCCGGGTCCTTGGTGATCCACAGCCCGGCCGAGAAATAGGGGGCGGTGTCCCAGCCCGGGGTGTTGTTGGGCACGGGCAGGCTGGCCAGGCCCTTGCCCTCGCCGCCCTTGAGGGCGTCGCCGGTCAGGACGACCTCCTGGACCGGGGCCTCCTCGGCGGGGATCTCCACGGCCGGGATGGGGTTTTCGAAGGCGTGCATCCATTTCTCGAAGATCTTCTGGGACAGGGCGGTCAGGCCCTCGCCGGCGTCCTCGATGCCGAGCGAGGCGGCGTAGATGGCCGGCGAGCCGGCCGTGCCGCCGACCATGACGTCGCAGTCGCCCTGGTACTTGCGGCCCTTGCTGTCGGTGACGTTGGTGAAAAGGAAGGCCCGCTTGGGATTGGTGGCCACCACCGTGCCCACGTCGCCCACGTAGCCCCAGCGCACGAAGGGGTGCAGGTGTTTGTCCTTGTTGATCTCCTGGTCGATGGTCCACAGGAGCCCGGCCTTGTCGAGCTTTTCCAGGTGGGCGCCCAGGTCGTCGTACTGGCGCGGAAATCCCTTTTGCATGGTTCGCCCTCGATGGTCCCGGCGCGCAAGCGCCCGGGGTTGGGGTGATGCGTCGCGACGCAACGTGAAAGTCCTGTCGGCGCCCTGGGGCGCGCCGGGTCGGGAAGCGGCCGCCGCGCCGCTGCGGCGGCGAAACGGCCGGGCACGGCGTTATTTCCCGGAAGAAACGATGCCCCGGGCCGGGTCCTGGGGCTCGGCCGTGGCGCTGCGGGCGGCCGCCGAGCGCCGGCCGTTGGCCAGCCAGTCGCCGCTGGCCGCCCGGGCGGCGCAGGCATCCCACTCCTCGGACCAGTCGCCGAGGGAATACCCGCTCCAGGGCGATTCGGGCGAAAGGGCCGGCAGGCCCAGTTCCTCCCAGATGGCCCGGGCCCGGTCCATGAATTCCTTCTTGGGCAGGGCCACGGGGGGGAGGTCGCCCTTGGCCGTGGCGTCGACGAGCAGGGTGGAGTCGATGGCCCCGCCGGGGAGCTGCGGGCCGTGGCCCTTGCCCCGGTTGGGGATGACGTGGGTGTCGGCGATGGGGTTGGAGCGGTAGGCCATGGCCCACAGCACGTGGTCGGTATTCTCCGGGTCGATGTCCTCGTCGATGGCCACGCAGAACTTGCCGATGGCCGGGGTGAAGCTGGCCGCGCCCAGAAGCGCCCGCCAGACCTCGGTGTGGGGCGTGCCCTTGGCGATGGTGATGAACAGGAAGCGGCGCAGGTTGGTGAGCGGCTCGTGCATGGACACGCGTGTGACACCCTTGATGTTGAGCGTGTTGCGCAGGTGGTCGAGGTAGAGCGGCTCGTAGGCCACCTTCTTGATGACGCTCGATTCGCAGGGCGTGACCTGGGAGATGATGGAGGCGATGGTGTAGTTTTGGCGGCGGGTGATGGCTGTTACGGTCATGGAGAAGTTGTATTCCTCCAGGGCCATGTAGCCGTGGGATTCGCCGAAGGGGCCTTCGGGCTCCAGGCTGTCGGTGTCGATGAGGCCCTCGACGATGACTTGCGCCGTGGCCGGCACGAGCAGGTCCACGGTCTTGCAGCGCACCACCTCGATGGGGCAGCCGGCCAGGGCGCCGGCCACGGTCAGTTCGTCGCAGCCAAGCGGCAGCTTCTGCGGGCCGGTAAAAGCCACCAGCGGCGGGGCGCCCAGCACCACGGCCGCCGGCATCCGCTCGCCCCGGGCCTTGTACTTGCGCCAATGGACGCCGCCGCCGGCGAGCGTCGAGCGCTCCATCATCACGGCCACCCGGTCGGGCGCCTTGAGGTTGCCCCGGTAGAGCCCGAGGTTCTGGATGCCGGTGTCCGGGTCGCGCGTGGCCCACAGCCCGGCCGTGAAATAGGGGGCCGTGTCGTAGCCCGGGGTGGAGATGGGGATGGGCAGGGCGTCGAGGCCCTTGCCCTCGCCCGTCAGGTCGTCGCCGGTCAGGACCACTTCCTGGCAGGGGGCGGTGTCCACGATTTTCGGGGGGATGGGCGCGGCCATGGCCGCAAGCCAGGTCTTGCCGATGTCCTCCCGGGGCCTGCCCAGGCCCAGGGCGTAGATGTCCGGGGTGGCGGCCAGGGCGCCGATGGCCACCCGGGCGCCCGGATAGCTGCGGCCCTTGGCGTCGGTGACGTTGGTGAACAGGAAGGCCTTGCGGTTTTTCTCGGGGATGCCGCCCCGGTACTGCCAGCGCACCAGGGGATGCATTTCCCGGTCCTTGTCGATTTTGCGGTCGATGACGTGGAGAGCGCCGGCGGCGGCCAGTTTCTCCAGGTGGGCGTCCAGGTCGTCGTATCCGGGCCGGTCGTCCATGGGGTGAACCTCGAAGGCATGGCGCTACGGGTTCTGTCCGCCGCAAGTCGGGACGGCGGGCGATGGCTAGCAATTAACACTAACTGACTGGTTAGTGTCAAGAAGGGACGGCGCGCGCCTCGCAGATGCCAACGCCCGGACCCGCCAGCGGCACGCAACAGGGACGGTCAGGGCTGCCACGGTGCGCCGGAAGGTCGGGAAGAGGTGCAGCGAAGATTTCGCCGATATGGCTGAAAATGCGGAGAAAAGAACTATGGAAAAGGGCGATCGGGGCGGCCGGATCGAAGGGCTCAGCTCTCTGGCGGGAGCGCCAGGAAGTCCCGGACAACCTGCTCCAAAAACGCGGCCAACGCCTCCAGGGAGGGCTTGGCCTGGCCCTTCAGCAGTTCATGGCCAAAGAGCAGCGGCCGGGAGGGGCGATTGATGGCGCTGATGAAAAGCGGTCCGGCGAGCAGGAGGTGCGCCAGGGACGGATTGATCCGCCGCAGGCGTCCAGAGGCCGCGCCGGCGGTCATGACGCGGACCGTGGCCGCGTAGACGCGGGCATACTCGGCCACGATGGCCGGGGTCATCCGGGGCGACCCGCCGGCCAGTTCATGGGCCACGGTCCGGGACGCCCGGTCGTCGGCGATGGCGGCTTCGGCGTGATGCCGCACGATCTCCAAGAGCCCTTCGACGGGGTCGTCGTGGCCTTCGAGCCGTTTCTCCAGAACGTCGGCGAAGGTTTTGATATGCCGGTAGAGCACGACCTCGTAGATCTTTTCCTTGCCGCCGATGTGATAATAGAGTGTGGCCTTGTTGACACCGGCCATGGCGGCGATGTCGTCTATCCGGGTTCCGGCGAAGCAGTTTTCGGCGAACAGGGATTCGGCCGCGTCCAGGATGCGGGCCACCGTGGGCGAAGCGAAGTCAATGACCGTACGGCGGCCATGGTCGAGGACCGGGCTCTTTTTCCCGGTGCGGGAAGGGGGGCGGGTGTTCATGGCGTGGGGGTGGCGGCAAGGAAACGGGAAAATTGTGGGCCATGTCGGCCCGTTTCGGACGAAGCGTCGCCCCGCCGGGGGGCAGGCCGGCCAAAGGCTAAAGAAGTCGGGGGAGGATGGCAAGCCCCGCCGGCTCGGCCCGGCGCGGCGGCCGGATCGGACGGGACCGCCTATTCGAGCTTGAACCGGATGGCCAGCATGGCCCGGCTGGGCACGGGCCGGCCGTCGCGCTTGGCCGGGAAGAAGGTCGAGGTGCGGATGGCCCGCAAGGCCTCTTCCACGAAGTCGAGCCCCGTGTGTTCCACCACTTCGGCGTTGCGAAGCTGCCCCTCGGCGTCGATTGCAAGCCGCAGCACGACCTTGCCTTCCTGATTCCCGCGCTTGGCCTCGCTGGGGTAGTGGGGCAGGGCGCGATGCCGGAAGGTCGGGCCGTTGCCCTGGCCGAAGGCGCCCACGTACTCGCCGCCGCCGCCGCCGCCGGGGCCGTCGCCGCCGGTTCCGCCCGGCCCGGGGCCGCTGCCCGGCCCCTTGCCCTGGCCGGGGCCGGCCGGGCCGGTTCCGCCCGTACCGCCATCCCGGTCGAGGCCGGCCGCCCCGTTGGCGGGCGGCCCGGCGGCCTGGGCCGTTTGGACGGGGGGGGCGGCCTTGGCCGGCCGGACGGCCTTGGCCGCCGGCTTGGGCTTGGGTTCGGGTTTGGGCTTGGGTTCGGGCCTGGGTTCCGGTTTGGGTTCGGGCTTGGGCTCGGGTTCGGCCGCGACCGGCTTGTCCTCCGGGATGGGGACGGGCGCGAGGTCCTCGGGGGCGGGGGCGAGTGCCTCCCGGGGCTCTTCCTGGGCCGGTTCGGCCGGCGCGTCGGGCGGTTCGGCCCGGTCGGGCGCATCCGCCGGTTGGGGCCCGGCCTCGGCCGGCCGGCCGTCGCCGCCGCCGGGCATCCGGCCGTCGCCGCCGGCACCGCCCGGCCCGGCCAGGCCACCCAGGGCCAGTTCCATCACCACGTCCTGGGCCGGGGCGGGCTCGTGCAAGGAAAACACGCCAGCCCTGGCCACGGCGAAAAGGAGCATGGCGTGCAGGACCGCCGAGGCCGTGAGCCAGAACCAGGGTTTGCCCCGCAGGCCCGTGATTTTCGTCGGCGCGGGCGCGTCGCCGGAGGCGGCGAACACTGCCGCCTCCGTGGCCGTCAGTTCGGCCAGGTCGCAGTGCCCGCACAGTGACGGCCCGAGGTCGAAGCCATCCCAGTCCCGATCGAGGTCCGTAAGAATCTGGCTTGCGTGATAGTTCATAAGCTGCACGAACCAGTGTGGCGACTTTTGATACGAAAGGGACGTTCTGTCCACACAAGTCACGCTTGTTTTGAAAGCGTGAACACTTGCTATGATTTGATTTTTCTTCTAGTAAGCGGCCCATGTCAAGGCATTCTTAGGCAATGACCGGTTGATGTTCCGTATCATTGACGATGGTGCATGCACTTCGCAGCATGTTCTCTGCACGGCTGCTTCTGTCATGTGAAATGTATGATTCGTGACAGTGCGGGGTGCCTGATTCCATGCGCGGGAACATCGGCTGCCGCCCGGCAAGGACCTGGGGGCCTGCGGCCGTCACCGGCCGCGGGATGGGTTTGTTCGTGGCGGGGGTCCCGGTTTCGCGGGCCTGGCGGAGTCCGCAACCTCCGTGCCGGGTCCGGGGCGCCGTCTGTCCGGCCAGGGGGGCCGGTCCGCGTCCGGGGGGGCGCGGCAGGCGGGCAAGCCCGTCGTGGAGTGGGAAGGTCTCGCAAGCCGCTGTGGAAACAGCTTCATGGAGGAGAGGGTATGAAGCGTCTGGCCTGTTTGTCGTTGGTTCTTTGTTGCAGTCTCGCGCCGTCGCTGGCCGCCGGCCAGGCCGCGCCGGAAGAGGTCGCCGCCAGCATGGACGACATGGTGGTCACGGCCACCCGCACCGAACAGCCGCTCAAGGAAGTGCCCGGCCGCGTCGCGGTCATCACCCGCCAGGAACTCAAGGACATGCCCGTCCAGACCGTGGACGAGGCCCTGTCCTACATTTCCGGCGCCCACGTCGAACGCCCCAGCGGCGTCTACAGCTTCAAGTCCGTGGTGTCGCTGCGGGGCCTGGGCAACGAACAGGGCCGCACCCTGGTGCTCATCGACGGCGTGCCGCAAAACACCTCGGACATGGGTGACGTCAACTGGAACCGCATCAACCTCGAGGACGTCAAGCGCATCGAGATCTTAAAAGGCCCGGCCGCCTCCATCTACGGCAACAACGCCATGGGCGGCGTCATCAACATCATCACCGAAAAGCCCACCAAGATGGTCTCCGGCATGGCCTCGGCCAGCTACGGCACCTTCGACGACTGGAAACTGCGGGGCGTGGCCGCGGTGCGCACCTCCGAGGAGCCCAAAGCCCTCTACGCCCGCGTCTCCGGACTCTACCACACCTCGCCCGGCTACATGGCCACGCCCAGCGACGAACAGACCGTCTGGTCCGTCAATTCGTTTATCCGGGAAGGGACGATAAACGCCAAGGTCGGCTGGGACATCAACGAAAGCAACAACCTGGAATTCCAATATACCCGGGATTCCCAGCGGGCCGGCGAGGGCACGGAATACTTCGCCTCCGACGGCGTGCACCGGGAGTACGACACCGACGCCTGGCAGGGCAAATTCACCGGCGCCTGGGAAGGCTGGTCGTTGATGCTCAATGCCTACTTCACCAACATCAACTACGGCCGCACCAACGAATCCTGGAAGGACACCACCGACCTGTCCACCTACAGCCGCATCGACTCCAAGGTGAACCGCAAGCAGTACGGCCTGCTGTCCAACCTGTCCAAGGGCTGGGGACCGAATACCTTCACCGTGGGCTTCGACACGAGCCTCGGCATCATGGACGGTACGGACTACTACCGGACGTCCACGGATTTCGCCACCGACTACGGCAAGATCCGCAGCTACGGCGTCTTCGCCCAGGACCAGCTCAAGTTCCTCGACGACCGGCTCATCTTCCTGGCCGGCCTGCGCTACGACAACGCCACCACCTTCGACGGCCACTACGACACCAACATCGCGAATTTGAGCAAGTATACGGAGTACTATCCGGACCACAACTGGGACGATTGGAGCCCCCGGGCCTCGGTCAAGTACTTCTTCCTGGAAAACTTGAGCGCCTACCTGTCCTACGGCCACGCCTTCCGGGCGCCGCTGCTCGACGACATGTACCGCACCGGCAAGATGAAGGGCGGCTCCAAGATCTCCAACCCGTCGCTCGGCCCGGAAAAGCTCGATTCCTACGAGGCCGGCGCGGACTGGGAGCCGCTGGGCAACCTGCGCTTCTCCGGCTCGGGCTACTTCTCCGTGGGCCGCGACTTCCAGTCCTACGTCACCGTGTCCTCGGGCATCTTCCAGAAGCAGAACATCGGCGAGGTGCAGATCTGGGGCGCGGAACTCAACGGCGAATACGAGCCCTTCAAGTTCATGGACATCGACCTGCTCAAGAAATTCTCGCTTTTCGCCAATTACACCTTCAACGATTCCCGGGTGGCCGATTTCCCCGGCCGGCCCGACCTGGTGGGCAAGCTTTTGCCCTACGTGCCGCAGAACTCCTTCAACACCGGATTCACCTGGCTCAACAAGTACGTCAACGGCAAGCTTGGCGTGCAATACGTGGGGCTGATGTACGGCGACGACCTCAATACCGACGCCAACATCATCCCGCCCCACGCCCTGGTCAATGCCAAGGTCTGGCGTAACCTGGATTTCCTCGGCACCTACGGCGAGAAGTTCACCGTGTCCGTCACCGGCGAGAACATCCTTGACCATCAGTACTACGACGCCCACAACCCCAACACCTTAAACGTCGGCCGCACCGTCTACCTGGAGTTGTCGGCCAAGTTCTAGCGTCGCATCCGGGATACGTCGGCCCTGGGAAAGGCCCTTTGCACAATAAGCTGCTGGGAAACGATAGGGATACGCACGTGACGCACGCAACAACGGCCGTCCGCCGGCGGGGGCCGACCACGGCGCAAGTGGTCTTCTTCGCCTCGGTGGTCGCCCTGGACTTCGGCTGGGGCATGGTCTTCAAGACCGCGCTGCAACTGACGGCCATCCACGAGGTGGCCCGGCTGGAGATGATCGTCTCGGTCATGCTCATGGTGCTTGTGCGGCTCATGCTCGACCGCTTCGGCACGCTTTGCGCCTACGAACTGGCCTGGGGGCTGCTGGCCGCGGCCTTCATGCCCGCGGCCGGCGGCCAGCCGGGCTTCATGAAGCTCGTCCCGGCCCTGGTCCAGGGCCTGGCCTTCGACGCGCTGTTTTCCCTGCTGCGCCGGTCCCTGCCCCTGGGCCGGGCCTACGTGGCCATCCTCTGCGGCGGCCTGCTCGGGCCTGTCGCGGCCATGGGCGTGCGCGTGGCCATGGGCGTGCCCTGGGCCACGGCCACCCAGGTGCTTTTTGGCATCTCCCTGGTCACCTCCATCGTCATCAACGGCTTTGGCGTCTATCTGGCCCTGCTCGTGTGGCGACGCATCCGCAACCTGCAAGTCGTGACCATGTTGCGCCTGCCATGATCGAACTGGAAAACGTCACCTTCACGCCGGCCGGCTCGGAGACGCCGACGCTGGCCGGTGTGAATCTGCGCATCGCCCCGGGCGAGCGGGTGGGCATCGTCGGGCCGTCGGGCTCGGGCAAGTCGACGCTCGGCTACCATCTGTGCGGGGCGCACCGGCTGGCCCTGGCCGGGGAGACCACGGGCCGGCTGACGCTTGGCGGCCTGGACGCTTCCGAT
The sequence above is drawn from the Solidesulfovibrio sp. genome and encodes:
- a CDS encoding UbiD family decarboxylase; the protein is MPQQSMSDFVAELEKIGQLVRITEEKRVDELPAIMEAHPEGAVLVEKVKDCEFRFLAGAYCTRQQYAHALSCDPRKLGQAIAGLTPKRLKPERVETAPCKEVILKGDAIDLTRFPLFLYHPYDGHAFIQDTNVVSRDPETGLINWGIYRFMYRSKNETNVDMRNDSHNGRIQAKKYEALGRDMPVAVVIGGPTLDKIASMYSFPCVDDWDILGGFYGEPARIVQCETSDLTVPANAEIVIEGRMMTSEGWVYDEGPYGEYTGTYGSGLPKNCRFVVDCITYKKGGIYQYATIGGLHPGRTDLMIFDPTIEADIYTALVNAGIQVLDVHAPYGGSHNIAYARIKVRGGGDAKQALGLMLTCSRQWFPKLAYVFDEDIDIFDDDQVKWAQAWRYNPQIDTVVIPDLNILPLDPLAQTNHPPVHTPKAGFDCTIPIVGDIDRVSFEKAAVTDPLGDPGEVAPLTEAALTEAMAAYLREAPRMWHDILKKFHGQPYPLLYRAFGNLRPKLGRVADRRPQYPYTFADTWFVYEKDAKKG
- a CDS encoding UbiX family flavin prenyltransferase, with translation MKRLIVGISGASGVLFGIRLLEVLRAMPDVETHLILSKGAVVTLGLETDRSAADVMALADVVHDHANLAAAVSSGSFPVCGMVVVPCSMKSLAQIALSLGDNLLSRAADVTLKERRKLVVVPRETPLHLGHLRHMVALAEMGAVILPPAPSFYHGPQTILDVVDQTVGKILDQFDIPHALFRRWCGHGA
- a CDS encoding pyridoxamine 5'-phosphate oxidase family protein yields the protein MELEDFERAVRGMLEEVPAMTLATCADGAPWATDVYFAPLGWRLVFFSAPTSRHCRNLAVSEACAATVHPQVASWRDIRGLQMEGRARPVAGLADKAAATAAYVAKFPFVKDLLANPGDTARKLAKVAPHVFVPCRIRYLDNALGFGARFVVRLADGRPAGPPQREESA
- a CDS encoding TetR/AcrR family transcriptional regulator, which translates into the protein MNTRPPSRTGKKSPVLDHGRRTVIDFASPTVARILDAAESLFAENCFAGTRIDDIAAMAGVNKATLYYHIGGKEKIYEVVLYRHIKTFADVLEKRLEGHDDPVEGLLEIVRHHAEAAIADDRASRTVAHELAGGSPRMTPAIVAEYARVYAATVRVMTAGAASGRLRRINPSLAHLLLAGPLFISAINRPSRPLLFGHELLKGQAKPSLEALAAFLEQVVRDFLALPPES
- a CDS encoding TonB-dependent receptor — its product is MKRLACLSLVLCCSLAPSLAAGQAAPEEVAASMDDMVVTATRTEQPLKEVPGRVAVITRQELKDMPVQTVDEALSYISGAHVERPSGVYSFKSVVSLRGLGNEQGRTLVLIDGVPQNTSDMGDVNWNRINLEDVKRIEILKGPAASIYGNNAMGGVINIITEKPTKMVSGMASASYGTFDDWKLRGVAAVRTSEEPKALYARVSGLYHTSPGYMATPSDEQTVWSVNSFIREGTINAKVGWDINESNNLEFQYTRDSQRAGEGTEYFASDGVHREYDTDAWQGKFTGAWEGWSLMLNAYFTNINYGRTNESWKDTTDLSTYSRIDSKVNRKQYGLLSNLSKGWGPNTFTVGFDTSLGIMDGTDYYRTSTDFATDYGKIRSYGVFAQDQLKFLDDRLIFLAGLRYDNATTFDGHYDTNIANLSKYTEYYPDHNWDDWSPRASVKYFFLENLSAYLSYGHAFRAPLLDDMYRTGKMKGGSKISNPSLGPEKLDSYEAGADWEPLGNLRFSGSGYFSVGRDFQSYVTVSSGIFQKQNIGEVQIWGAELNGEYEPFKFMDIDLLKKFSLFANYTFNDSRVADFPGRPDLVGKLLPYVPQNSFNTGFTWLNKYVNGKLGVQYVGLMYGDDLNTDANIIPPHALVNAKVWRNLDFLGTYGEKFTVSVTGENILDHQYYDAHNPNTLNVGRTVYLELSAKF
- a CDS encoding TonB family protein, whose amino-acid sequence is MNYHASQILTDLDRDWDGFDLGPSLCGHCDLAELTATEAAVFAASGDAPAPTKITGLRGKPWFWLTASAVLHAMLLFAVARAGVFSLHEPAPAQDVVMELALGGLAGPGGAGGDGRMPGGGDGRPAEAGPQPADAPDRAEPPDAPAEPAQEEPREALAPAPEDLAPVPIPEDKPVAAEPEPKPEPKPEPRPEPKPKPEPKPKPAAKAVRPAKAAPPVQTAQAAGPPANGAAGLDRDGGTGGTGPAGPGQGKGPGSGPGPGGTGGDGPGGGGGGEYVGAFGQGNGPTFRHRALPHYPSEAKRGNQEGKVVLRLAIDAEGQLRNAEVVEHTGLDFVEEALRAIRTSTFFPAKRDGRPVPSRAMLAIRFKLE
- a CDS encoding UbiD family decarboxylase, with amino-acid sequence MDDRPGYDDLDAHLEKLAAAGALHVIDRKIDKDREMHPLVRWQYRGGIPEKNRKAFLFTNVTDAKGRSYPGARVAIGALAATPDIYALGLGRPREDIGKTWLAAMAAPIPPKIVDTAPCQEVVLTGDDLTGEGKGLDALPIPISTPGYDTAPYFTAGLWATRDPDTGIQNLGLYRGNLKAPDRVAVMMERSTLAGGGVHWRKYKARGERMPAAVVLGAPPLVAFTGPQKLPLGCDELTVAGALAGCPIEVVRCKTVDLLVPATAQVIVEGLIDTDSLEPEGPFGESHGYMALEEYNFSMTVTAITRRQNYTIASIISQVTPCESSVIKKVAYEPLYLDHLRNTLNIKGVTRVSMHEPLTNLRRFLFITIAKGTPHTEVWRALLGAASFTPAIGKFCVAIDEDIDPENTDHVLWAMAYRSNPIADTHVIPNRGKGHGPQLPGGAIDSTLLVDATAKGDLPPVALPKKEFMDRARAIWEELGLPALSPESPWSGYSLGDWSEEWDACAARAASGDWLANGRRSAAARSATAEPQDPARGIVSSGK
- a CDS encoding UbiD family decarboxylase; translation: MQKGFPRQYDDLGAHLEKLDKAGLLWTIDQEINKDKHLHPFVRWGYVGDVGTVVATNPKRAFLFTNVTDSKGRKYQGDCDVMVGGTAGSPAIYAASLGIEDAGEGLTALSQKIFEKWMHAFENPIPAVEIPAEEAPVQEVVLTGDALKGGEGKGLASLPVPNNTPGWDTAPYFSAGLWITKDPDTGVENISQNRCSLKASDRMTAMWLIQTNGGAHNNWVKYKERGERMPVALIVGAPPMLQVIGPQKTPENLNDLDIAGGLAGVPYRKVRCKTVPLWAPADAQIIIEGWIDPAKLEMEAPFGESYGNMSVEEYNHSVEVTAITRRRKAIITSMISQMAPSESGVIKQLNYSAVMLNHLKNTLYIRQVKDVALHGPMIGVSRLTVVVLEKNTPRTEVWRALTGASAFMRSVGKITVAVDEDINPNNVEEVLWAIAYRTDLMKSVKIEDYQANGHAPKLRDREWEAKIMIDATMHYAMPPVALPTKEIMEEARELWEKAGLPPVAPRWKWYGYSLGDWCEEWTKCADRAVAGDWLVNGIRTARLVDTDAVGGPTAGVPRKGVVRYDEATGAVEYPEGFPLKDCFGTDE